TAGCTTTGTCCGCACGAATATACTTATACGTACGCTCaaaaagttcagcataggtccggAAGAGAGTTTTGTTCAAAGAGTAGGCGAATCTTGATCCCCTcagacccctcttcatggctgatatAGCCATGGTCTTCATTGAAGTCCCTAACCTCAAGCATTACTATATTGAAACGAGCCACAAAGTCTCTCAATATCTCTGTCTCACCTTGTTTGACTAAGAAGAGATTGTCGAATGTTCCTGGAGGCCTTCGACTTGTGCTGAAGtggaccacgaaagaatgctcgagctgctcgaAAAAGTCAATGCTTTCCGACTAAAGCCCAGAATATCAAGTTTGAGCAGCTTTCTGAATAGTTGCTGGgaagccaatgcataagagggcgtcggttgccccttagaTCATCATGAGAGTTTTATAACTCTCTAAGtgatcgattgggtcggtggagccatcgtatggctccacttgcggcatcttgaactgagACAAAATTGGCTCATCCAAAATGTGCTGAGAGAGAGGCTGTGTAGTGTGAAAGTCGTAGTCACTagaggacttccgaccttccacttgaagtcGGACAAGTCGGGGGTCAATTTTTCGAAACTTGCGTTCATAGTCATCTAACCATCATTGCTGAAAAAATTCGGGGGTGGAACCCCCCGACGAGCTCGAAGGAGAGACAGAAAGTATCCGCGATCGTTTCTCCTTCCTAACACTATGTAaatgggaaggagagggggaacGCCGTGAATGATGGGTAGCACGATGAGAGTGTCGAGAATGTGATTGTCCTTCTTGATGGGAGCGTCGAGATGATCGCTCCGAAGAGAAGAAAGGTGATCATCGCAGAGGATGgcggctgtgcctggatggcaccaACTGTGTCACCGGTTGCTCTGCTggcgactgctgctgctgctgagtTTATTGATGTTGGAGCTTTTGACTACCTCCATCAAAACGTTCATCTGGTGCACTAGTGCAGCAATCTCTGTATCCATGGTGACCACAGGATGCGAGGAACTAGACTCTGCTATCGGAGGTGGGGGAGGAGCATCTTTTCGGTGGGAAGAGTGCCTCATCGATCCAGATGAATGCCAGGCTCTGATTTTCGGCATGGTTGATTGTAGTTCTTTGCCCCTACCTGGCgtgtcaatctgttgcggccaacttcCTCGTCGTCTGTTcatcggtgaagagcacctgcaaacatGAATCCTCACAGATCGAAATTATGTTCGACGgagatcctccaatgcttaagtcagagagaaaattagtgaacagtagatttgaatatttagagtagcagagctttggcttagaattatcttatcggTGCTGTTCACCTACCCtccttttatagataattttgatGTAACTGTCGAACACGTGATCCTGCTTTTTATGGCATTAAATTATCAAGAAATTATTGTGGAGTTAGTGGGTCATTAATTTTTACTAATTATGATAACATGTAGTTGATAACCATTTACAACAGTTAGGATATGTTGGACAGATAAGCTGACTGTATGTTGGTCGGTAGCAATAAGTCGATAGAAGATCTGAATGACCATCGACTGATAACTCTGATATGCTGATGATCTTCGGTTGAAGGTTGATCAAGTCATTTGTTGTTAGTCGATAATAGCTGACTGTCGGTCAGTTGACCGACTATGAGTCGGTGTAGCGTGCTTGTGCgatcgatgtagagtcggagtcgggggTCGGCTGACTTATCccaacatatatacacacacacacatagatggGTGTGTTTTCAAGTTTAGTTTCTTTTAGATGTTATAGAATTTATTATATTTTGGTGATatagttttttttgaaaatctagaACTTATATTTTCGACATGATATTATTATAGCGTGACTTGTTGAGTCCTTtggtattaaaatttatatattttatttcttatctattgctattataatattaattattaaatgTACGACGATATTGTAGAGTACTTATAAATAGTATATGTTTCAAATTCATATAACTTGCTTTTGAATAATAATTCAAATTACAGTCTAATGTATATAAAAGTCTCAAaatccaatccaatccaatccGAACTTTTCAAACTGAATTGGATTGGATTAGTagaatatttgatttgattttggagccaagttttcaaatctaaaatatttcggATTGGAGTTAGATTTAGGTATAATCCAATCCAATCCAGTCTATTTATGCCTCGATCATTCGATTTGGTTGGCAATTATGGGAAAGGTATGGCCTAAATCATGCATATGAATAAAGAATGACTCCATCGGGCTGCATGTGAAGGGTCAAATAATCATTAAAAGCTTGTTTGGATGATTGGGCCGAAAAATCCTATGGGATTTGCAGCCCAAGCATTAGAAATAATGGATTATAAGCAAGTCAGGTCATTTATTTATGAGTATCCAGAATTACTTTTTGAATGGGCTAGTTTGGAtcccataaggagaaaaaaatgactTGCTGAGGTTATTTTTTTCCCCTACGGGATTCGGGACAGCCCACTCAAAAATGATCCTAGATACTTATAAATATAGAACCTAGCTTAtttataatctaatattttttatagttGGATTACGAATCCCATAGAATTTTGAATCCAATCATCCAAACAGATCCTAAACAAATAATTACACGAAAGAGGATTTAGATTcatcacattcaaaaaaaaatacgCATTGATATTTTGGTAATTAACCAATTAACTCTAAAAACTTCAGCTATTAGACCTAAACATGGATAACCAAATCTGGATGTTTATTCATAAATGCAACAAAACCTAATAATTCTTCTTTATCCAGCTGACACGGCTTATTAATCGAAACAAGCGGGATGAGATCATGTGTTTCTTCCTCTTCGTCTTCTTTTAAATCATAATTTGATCTAGTTGCACCATCTGGGTCAACGTTGAATGACTCCTGCATGGACCAGCATTTGTTGAAGAAGACTGTACATGATCTTTTCATTAGAGCCTACATGTAGATGTCGGGAAATCTTATGGTCCCCGAGGTTTTCTTTTGAAAGTTGCGAGGGAAAAGCGATAGAAAGGAAAGCTATTTAATCAGAAGAGCCTCGTGATGACACTACTAATCTTTCGCAACTGAATATTTATTCTTCAAAACTATATCACCAATAGACCTGTCTTTCCGGACCAAGTATTTTCATCATAGTTTTTCAGAAAACAACCCAGCATACAAGCACGCtctcataatatttatataaacatAGAACAAAACATGTGAATaagtaaattttatcaaaaaaaagtgtCCAATACACTATATCATGATCATCTTATTCAACCAATATGTTCATTTTATTTCAGAGATAAAAGGATACATATATATCATCTGTCACAAGAAAGTGGGAATATAAGAGATGGGCCGGTTCTTGACCTAGCGTACCTACATGTCTAAATTGTTGATAAAACGAGTTAGTTCTATGACCGTGATGGTCCTGTATTGTTTGTTTTCACTCGTATACGAGTCATGTATCCAGGCTGCTGCAAGCACAAGCACAGCTACAAACTTTCTGCTACTCGTCAGTATGATGTTAAAGAATCACTGAATTAGTGCCTTTTTTTATGGAATAAAGAGGAAGTCGATCACTTCACCCCAGCGACAGAAGGTCCAGTTAGTTCTACTTTGGGCCAGCGACAGAAGGTGTGGCCGAGACTAAGATCGTGtgcaattctttatgcaccatgtATGTGGTACAGAGAAATACGCATCACGGATCACGCACAGAATCAATAagatagtgaaaaaaaaaaaatcagatcttatgAGTGATCCAACCATCATATATGGTGCATAATTTTATGCACCACATgcggtgcataaaaaattttatataaaaatctatGCTTATGGTGATATGCATCATCTTGATTTAGAcataaaattgatgaaaaaaattattttttgttgcaTCGTGTTCTGATTTCATGCGTGAGCGCACAAAGAATCTCTTCTCGTCCATCTTCAACCGGGCCGGCACACCTGATGCAGCTGACGTCATTAAAATAATCATGCGAACCTTGCATGATTTAATTCTGTACCCCCTCGCGTCTCATCAGGAATATTTCTCAGAGATATTGTACGGCTGGAGTTTGATTTTGGGCGAGAGCGGGATTGGATCAAACGGCGGGGAGAACCGCGACATGCTAAACCGAACGCTTCAGAGGGTAGCGTTAGATTGAAGCGAGGCCCGCCCTGTATATACCTCCCAACCCTCgatccttctttctcttcttctccgacACTCCCGCGCGGTGAACCAGAGCACCGAGAGAAGAAAAACCTCCACCCACCCTTGTTGGAATCCTTCGAAGCCTTCGAGTCTTTGGAGGAGATCAGAAACAAAGATGGTATTTCTCTTTTCTAATCTCTT
The sequence above is a segment of the Elaeis guineensis isolate ETL-2024a chromosome 7, EG11, whole genome shotgun sequence genome. Coding sequences within it:
- the LOC140859389 gene encoding uncharacterized protein, whose translation is MAAVPGWHQLCHRLLCWRLLLLLSLLMLELLTTSIKTFIWCTSAAISVSMVTTGCEELDSAIGGGGGASFRWEECLIDPDECQALIFGMVDCSSLPLPGVSICCGQLPRRLFIGIFLRDIVRLEFDFGRERDWIKRRGEPRHAKPNASEGSVRLKRGPPCIYLPTLDPSFSSSPTLPRGEPEHREKKNLHPPLLESFEAFESLEEIRNKDGASEAEDAGLPLLQAPNRWGPWDREYDRRQEASYREFEKKYEPPIVVEVHPLDFHTNCRKIRFYRWDTAGQAKFGGLRNGYCENVPTVLCGNKVDVKNRQVKANVVTLHRKKNLRYHEISAESNYNFEKPFSYLARKRGIQIFILSSHRLSHLMKFISTLLHNNSMEHKQLRMSLGEMVRLLY